In Brassica napus cultivar Da-Ae chromosome A3, Da-Ae, whole genome shotgun sequence, the sequence TCTCACAACTGATAGAATCATATCGCAAGGATTCGGAATTGGCGGAAGACAAAAACGTATAAAACTGTTTCTCGTAAAATCAAAACCAAGCAAACCACCTGTTTTTTCCGTGACAAGCCAATAAGCATTTCCCTTGCATGACACACCACGATTTGGTATTGTAGAGCCGCGGAGAGCCAAGTCATCATCCAAAACCCTCCAATAATCAGAGCTGAGGTCATAAATTTTGAAACCAGCATCTCCCTGGATTAGGCTGTAACTAGTCGACCAACAGCTTAAGATTTTGTAGCTACGGAAGGATTTGTTGTTTTGGTATCCTAGAGCAAGGCTACGCGTAGAGAAGCTCTTGCTATAAGTTGTGGTTTGGATCCACCTAGTTTCCCCTGAACACGGATTCCAAACCATGAGTCTGTACTTGTTGTCCTTCCAAATGGTGCATAACAACAAACCATCGCAGTGAAAAACCTCGACTACATGGATTTGCTGGTGGGAACAAGGATGGAAATCCTTAAATTCTATAGGTGGAGGAGCAACGTTGAGATTGACATTCACTGAACAAATCCTATAGTCGTTTGATATGAGAATCCGAGACTGCTTTGGAGCATTACGAAAGTGCTTCTCCGTGAATCTTTGATCTTTGAATAAATGGTTCCATCGTTTGCAAGTGGATCGTAGTCGTTTCAAAGATGCGGCTGGAACCCTAGAGAGTATTTCCTCTATCAAATCCTGCGGAATATCGGACATCACCATCATTGTTGGTTTCTCTTGTGATCAGGCAAAGTCAAAGGAAAACACTTTTGAAgtagaaattagggttttaatttatttattttttaccctGAACCAGTTTGGTTTTATATATacacgcaaaaaaaaaacactttcggTTTCAACTATTTTAGTTACCTCACAACTGACAAGGGACGTTTTAACCGGCACGTGTACAAGTcattgttattgtattttagaACGATTTCTCTCGGTTATACACCTTTGATGCTAACTTTGCAAATGAATGACAATCAGAGCATACTCTCAGGGCTCTTGACTAGTCGGATTGTTGTGACTTTCTTTGAGCTAATGAACTCAAAGGCCATTGCAAGTTTCTCGGTGTTCCAGACACGAATGAGCCTGTAATTTTGTAATATCTCTAGACATGTTTTTGTGTTGGTCCAAtgctaatcaaacaaaaaatatgatatacttATAAAATGTAAAGGTGAGATTAGAGATCAAATCAAGTCATACACACCCAAAACAATAACTGATTACAAAAATACCATTTCATACAAACCACCAAAACCATATAAATTCACTAGAGTTATGCATAAACCACATattgatgtttcaaaaaaaataccaGATATACAATACTAGAAACAGAATTACCCAACAtacaaatcttatttttttatggaCTATCAAACCGGTCATTGTTATATTGATTATTCAACTTATCAAATAATTTGAAATGCCATCGATTTTATCGGTCACCTTAAAATTCTTACTACAATATTTATGGCTCACAACATTTTACTGACGTCTCTGTTACATGACACAATGATGAAATACATAGtttaaacaataaacaaaagtaGTTAACATAGAATCGTTAAATTTTTCgttttctaaaatttgtatatattgtaAAACAGGCATCCGTGCAGTTATACGAGTcagggtcaagatctagttgaATTTAAAAGGGTTGATTTTCTCGTATGTTACATTAACAAGATTATCACAACTACTACGAATAGTTGACCGATGAATTTTCAATTTAAGTGTCATGATTACTCATTAGTTATTTCTCGTGATTAACAGATTTAGCGTATTAATTATAAATCTCCAGGTTAAAAGCATTGTAAGTTGTACTAATCCGTAACGTA encodes:
- the LOC106423502 gene encoding putative F-box only protein 9 — translated: MMVMSDIPQDLIEEILSRVPAASLKRLRSTCKRWNHLFKDQRFTEKHFRNAPKQSRILISNDYRICSVNVNLNVAPPPIEFKDFHPCSHQQIHVVEVFHCDGLLLCTIWKDNKYRLMVWNPCSGETRWIQTTTYSKSFSTRSLALGYQNNKSFRSYKILSCWSTSYSLIQGDAGFKIYDLSSDYWRVLDDDLALRGSTIPNRGVSCKGNAYWLVTEKTGGLLGFDFTRNSFIRFCLPPIPNPCDMILSVVREEKLSLLYWSRRVSYMEVWMTNEIDGTQAALWSKSFTVKNPNNFIPCFMSFLVDEEKKLVLGCNSAFGGDHIKKLYTTGEDSGYSTEIPSVGSKHKTLSPFIFSYVPSLVQIQQGGSNETNNTS